The proteins below come from a single Demetria terragena DSM 11295 genomic window:
- a CDS encoding DUF305 domain-containing protein: MNRRRAAFVAASALVSGISLAGCGADSDSGSGGHGGHTPTSTASSSPSGTRSAGAARQGDIAFAQGMIPHHKQAVEMADIALKKPSASADVRKLATAIRRAQDPEIKTMTRWLTSWGAPTAMPSSGGHAGHDMGGMMTPAEMASLKKANGRGFDRQWMTLMIKHHQGAVKMATDVKKTTRNPDVRTLANAIIKGQTAEITTMRRLLDNAS; the protein is encoded by the coding sequence ATGAACCGTCGTCGCGCCGCTTTCGTCGCAGCCTCAGCCCTTGTATCGGGCATATCGCTCGCTGGGTGCGGAGCCGATAGCGACAGCGGATCGGGTGGCCACGGCGGCCACACCCCGACCTCGACCGCGAGCAGCAGCCCTTCAGGGACGCGATCAGCCGGTGCTGCGCGGCAGGGCGACATCGCGTTCGCGCAGGGCATGATCCCCCACCACAAGCAGGCGGTCGAGATGGCTGACATCGCGCTGAAGAAGCCATCAGCCTCGGCCGACGTCCGCAAGCTCGCGACCGCGATCCGCCGAGCCCAAGACCCGGAGATCAAGACGATGACGCGCTGGCTCACCTCCTGGGGCGCACCGACCGCGATGCCCTCCAGCGGTGGCCACGCCGGCCACGACATGGGCGGCATGATGACTCCCGCAGAAATGGCGTCCTTGAAGAAGGCGAACGGGCGAGGGTTCGACCGGCAGTGGATGACGCTGATGATCAAGCACCACCAGGGCGCGGTGAAGATGGCCACCGACGTCAAGAAGACCACCCGCAACCCGGACGTGCGGACCCTGGCGAACGCGATCATCAAGGGCCAGACCGCCGAGATCACCACCATGCGCCGCCTGCTCGACAACGCCTCCTGA
- a CDS encoding DUF4396 domain-containing protein: MSTEHDHQHQNAHHHGQHDTSSWRTAASATLHCLTGCAIGEILGMVIGTALGWSNLATIALAVVLAFFFGYALTMRGVLRAGVPFRQAVKIALIADTVSIAVMEIVDNGVMLAVPGAMEAGLASPTFWGALAFALAVAFIVTVPVNKWMISRGTGHAVVHDYH, encoded by the coding sequence ATGAGCACAGAACACGACCACCAGCACCAGAACGCCCATCACCACGGACAGCACGACACGTCCTCCTGGCGGACCGCGGCCTCGGCGACACTCCACTGCCTCACCGGCTGCGCCATCGGCGAGATCCTCGGGATGGTCATCGGCACCGCGCTCGGCTGGTCCAACCTGGCAACAATCGCCCTCGCCGTGGTCCTGGCGTTCTTCTTCGGCTACGCCCTGACCATGCGCGGCGTCCTCCGCGCGGGCGTGCCGTTCCGCCAAGCCGTCAAGATCGCCCTCATCGCCGACACAGTCTCGATCGCGGTCATGGAGATCGTCGACAACGGCGTGATGCTTGCCGTGCCCGGCGCGATGGAAGCCGGGCTGGCCAGCCCGACCTTCTGGGGCGCGCTGGCCTTCGCCCTCGCCGTCGCCTTCATCGTCACCGTCCCCGTCAACAAGTGGATGATCAGCCGCGGAACCGGCCACGCCGTAGTCCACGACTACCACTGA
- a CDS encoding signal peptidase II, translating to MTRTRSVMAVTVLFLVAAALALGELAKRELSGSAVDLGVIELRLGFNPGVAFGLGGALPGGVVLAITAALIAGLAGVAWRAASAPSPVTRIGLVALLGGALANLIDRAADGVVTDYLHTGWFPTFNLPDVLICCGAAAVAIAAARDQPVQQTP from the coding sequence GTGACGCGCACCCGGTCGGTGATGGCTGTCACGGTGCTGTTCCTGGTCGCGGCCGCCCTGGCCCTGGGGGAGCTGGCCAAGCGCGAGCTGTCGGGCTCCGCGGTCGACCTTGGCGTGATCGAGCTGCGCCTGGGGTTCAACCCCGGGGTGGCGTTCGGCCTCGGCGGCGCCCTGCCCGGCGGGGTGGTGCTGGCCATCACCGCAGCACTCATCGCGGGGCTGGCCGGGGTGGCGTGGAGGGCTGCGTCAGCTCCCTCGCCAGTCACCCGGATCGGTCTGGTCGCGCTCCTGGGCGGTGCCCTCGCCAACCTGATCGACCGGGCCGCCGACGGTGTGGTGACGGACTACCTGCACACCGGTTGGTTCCCGACGTTCAACCTTCCCGACGTGCTGATCTGCTGCGGCGCGGCCGCCGTGGCGATCGCCGCGGCCAGGGACCAGCCCGTGCAGCAGACGCCGTGA
- a CDS encoding heavy metal translocating P-type ATPase, with the protein MSDACGCSAPPVDGEEAPERLWQVRELQFALVSGVLLLAAVIGGWVGLSRQVTVGLEVVALLVGAYTFVPSTLRQLVRGKIGVGTLMTVAAVGAVILGEVGEAAMLAFLFSVSEGLEEYSLARTRRGLRALLALVPDTATVVRDGVESVVAPADLQVGDLIVVKPGERVATDGVIQQGRTALDVSAITGESVPVEAGAGDVVFAGAINGTGVLQVQVTTTAADNSLARIVRIVEAEQSRKGASQRLADRIAKPLVPAVMVAAAVIAVVGSLLGDPATWIERALVVLVAASPCALAISVPVTVVAAVGAASRLGVLVKGGAALEVLGKVNAVALDKTGTLTANRPRVIDVAAVEGVTPQRVLQLAAALEARSEHPLAQAILAAVDHAEPAADVEAVTGAGLTGHYDGQVLRLGRPGWVEAGPLASDVERMQQAGATAVLVEVDGQTVGAVAVRDELRPEAREVVEDLRGSGYQVAMLTGDNHTTAAALAAEVGITDVHAELRPEDKAGLIRQLREHRCAAMVGDGVNDAPALATADLGIAMGAMGTDVAIETADVALMGEDLRHLPQAFKHARRARRIMLQNVGLSLALIAVLIPLALLGVLGLAAVVLVHELAEVVVIANGVRAGRVRALTAAPSGDRATSAALTASGAAPS; encoded by the coding sequence ATGAGTGACGCGTGTGGGTGTAGTGCACCGCCGGTTGACGGTGAGGAGGCGCCGGAGCGCTTGTGGCAGGTCCGCGAGCTTCAGTTTGCGTTGGTGTCTGGGGTGCTGCTGCTGGCTGCCGTGATCGGTGGGTGGGTCGGCCTGTCACGCCAGGTGACGGTGGGTCTTGAGGTCGTGGCGTTGCTGGTCGGCGCGTACACCTTCGTGCCGTCGACTCTCCGCCAGCTGGTCAGGGGCAAGATCGGGGTCGGCACGCTGATGACGGTCGCCGCGGTCGGCGCGGTGATCCTCGGCGAGGTCGGGGAGGCCGCGATGCTTGCCTTCCTGTTCTCGGTGAGTGAGGGGTTGGAGGAGTACTCATTGGCCCGGACTCGCAGAGGGCTTCGTGCGCTGTTGGCGTTGGTGCCTGACACGGCGACGGTCGTGCGGGATGGGGTGGAGTCGGTCGTGGCACCGGCTGACCTTCAAGTGGGCGATCTTATCGTGGTCAAGCCGGGCGAGCGGGTCGCGACCGATGGAGTCATTCAGCAAGGTCGCACCGCGCTGGACGTGTCCGCCATCACTGGTGAGTCGGTCCCGGTCGAAGCGGGTGCGGGCGATGTGGTGTTCGCCGGTGCGATCAACGGTACCGGTGTGCTGCAGGTGCAGGTCACGACCACGGCCGCGGACAACTCGCTGGCGCGGATCGTCAGGATTGTCGAGGCCGAGCAGTCCCGCAAGGGCGCGAGCCAGCGGCTGGCCGACCGGATCGCGAAACCGCTGGTTCCGGCGGTGATGGTTGCCGCGGCGGTGATCGCCGTGGTGGGAAGCCTGCTTGGCGACCCGGCGACCTGGATCGAGCGGGCGCTGGTGGTGCTGGTGGCTGCGTCGCCGTGCGCCCTGGCGATCTCTGTTCCGGTGACGGTCGTGGCCGCGGTCGGTGCCGCGAGCCGGTTGGGTGTCCTGGTGAAAGGTGGCGCGGCGCTTGAGGTCCTCGGGAAGGTCAACGCGGTAGCGCTGGACAAGACCGGGACGTTGACCGCCAACCGCCCGCGGGTGATCGATGTGGCCGCGGTTGAGGGCGTGACCCCTCAGCGGGTGCTGCAGCTGGCCGCAGCGCTGGAGGCGCGCAGCGAGCACCCACTCGCCCAGGCGATTCTCGCGGCCGTCGACCACGCCGAGCCGGCCGCCGATGTCGAGGCGGTGACCGGGGCTGGCCTGACCGGCCACTATGACGGGCAGGTGCTGCGCCTGGGCCGCCCGGGGTGGGTGGAGGCCGGGCCACTGGCCAGCGATGTGGAACGCATGCAGCAGGCCGGGGCGACGGCGGTACTGGTCGAGGTCGATGGGCAAACCGTGGGCGCAGTCGCCGTGCGTGATGAGCTGCGCCCGGAGGCGCGCGAGGTCGTCGAAGACCTGCGCGGCAGCGGCTACCAGGTGGCGATGCTGACCGGTGACAACCACACGACGGCGGCGGCTCTCGCGGCAGAGGTCGGCATCACCGACGTACACGCAGAGCTGCGTCCCGAGGACAAGGCTGGGCTGATCCGGCAGCTTCGGGAGCACCGGTGCGCGGCCATGGTGGGTGACGGCGTGAACGACGCGCCCGCGTTGGCGACTGCCGACCTGGGCATCGCGATGGGCGCGATGGGCACCGATGTCGCGATCGAGACCGCCGACGTCGCGCTGATGGGTGAGGACCTGCGGCACCTGCCACAGGCGTTCAAGCACGCGCGCCGTGCCCGCCGGATCATGCTGCAGAACGTGGGCCTGTCACTCGCGCTGATCGCGGTTCTGATCCCGCTGGCACTGCTGGGTGTGCTCGGGCTGGCCGCGGTCGTCCTGGTCCACGAGCTGGCCGAAGTCGTCGTCATCGCCAATGGTGTTCGCGCCGGGCGCGTACGAGCCCTGACGGCCGCGCCATCTGGTGACCGGGCGACCTCCGCCGCTTTGACCGCCTCGGGCGCGGCGCCCTCGTGA
- a CDS encoding TlpA family protein disulfide reductase has protein sequence MSRGVMAGGPARRTVLGLAAAALAGGTAGCGNESSAIRKQAREGEEKGYIAGDGQIEILAPARRAGPVTLTGTTLNGTPWALSSQRGRVVLLNVWGSWCPPCQTELPHLQDAWAKYQAAGKPVRFIGLLQKDSVASARSTLAKFKITYPSLRDDGGRSLLNLQGKVVTVPTTLVFDRDGRIAARVSGGSTAATFRGLVDQILAERPPRAR, from the coding sequence GTGAGCCGGGGCGTGATGGCCGGCGGACCGGCCCGGCGCACCGTCCTGGGCCTGGCCGCCGCCGCACTGGCCGGCGGTACCGCAGGGTGCGGCAACGAGTCCTCGGCGATCCGGAAGCAGGCACGCGAGGGTGAGGAGAAGGGCTACATCGCCGGCGACGGACAGATCGAGATCCTTGCCCCAGCCCGGCGCGCTGGCCCGGTCACCCTGACCGGCACCACCCTGAACGGGACCCCGTGGGCGTTGTCCTCCCAGCGGGGCCGAGTCGTTCTGCTGAACGTGTGGGGCTCATGGTGCCCGCCGTGCCAGACCGAGCTGCCCCACCTGCAGGACGCGTGGGCCAAGTACCAGGCCGCCGGAAAGCCCGTGCGGTTCATCGGACTCCTGCAAAAGGACTCGGTCGCCTCGGCCCGCTCAACCCTCGCCAAGTTCAAGATCACCTACCCCTCGCTGCGCGACGACGGCGGCAGGTCCCTGCTGAACCTCCAAGGAAAGGTCGTGACCGTGCCGACCACCCTCGTGTTCGACCGCGACGGCAGGATCGCAGCCCGGGTGTCCGGCGGCTCCACCGCCGCCACCTTCCGCGGCCTCGTCGACCAGATCCTCGCCGAAAGGCCGCCACGTGCTCGCTGA
- a CDS encoding metalloregulator ArsR/SmtB family transcription factor: MTMKARDVDQLVGVEVSALVPAACMFKSLGDPTRLAIVQHLALGEHQVHELTAHLGLAQSTVSRHLACLRDCDLVESRPVGRSSVYSLKHPELLGLLAEAEALLAATGEAVRLCPTFGGGEHA, translated from the coding sequence ATGACGATGAAAGCGCGTGATGTGGATCAGTTGGTGGGGGTTGAGGTGTCGGCGCTGGTGCCGGCGGCGTGCATGTTCAAGAGCCTGGGGGACCCGACCCGGTTGGCGATCGTGCAGCATCTGGCGCTGGGTGAACATCAGGTGCATGAGCTGACCGCGCATCTGGGGTTGGCACAGTCGACGGTCTCGCGCCATCTGGCGTGTCTGCGTGACTGCGATCTGGTCGAGTCCCGGCCGGTGGGTCGCTCGTCGGTGTACTCCCTCAAGCATCCCGAGCTACTGGGGTTGCTGGCCGAGGCCGAGGCGCTGCTCGCGGCGACCGGTGAAGCGGTGCGGCTGTGCCCGACCTTCGGCGGGGGTGAGCACGCGTGA
- a CDS encoding F510_1955 family glycosylhydrolase — MITHVHAVATDPGTGVLLAATHEGLIRLDQRPRRIGPVVDLMGFTIRADGTYLASGHPGLGTDLPNPVGLLTSRDRGRTWQPRSRAGESDFHALAATKTAVIAYDGTLRVSTDLTSWTQRAIPAPPRTLSASTTGTVLATTSLGLLATSNDARTWARITTPLLPLVAAWASPRVIVAASTTGRLMLSRDAGRTWTTGTTPVGQVDAISGTMTGDRIEIVYASETLIRRSRSVDTAGALIPTAE, encoded by the coding sequence GTGATCACTCACGTGCACGCTGTCGCCACCGATCCAGGGACCGGTGTCCTGTTGGCCGCCACGCACGAGGGGCTCATTCGGCTCGACCAGCGCCCGCGGCGAATCGGCCCCGTCGTCGACCTCATGGGCTTCACCATCCGCGCCGACGGCACCTACCTCGCCTCCGGACACCCCGGACTCGGGACAGACCTGCCGAACCCGGTCGGGCTGCTCACCAGCCGCGACAGGGGGCGCACCTGGCAACCTCGTTCCCGCGCAGGCGAGTCCGACTTCCACGCCCTCGCCGCGACCAAGACCGCGGTCATCGCATATGACGGCACGCTGCGGGTCTCGACCGACCTGACCAGCTGGACGCAGCGCGCCATCCCGGCCCCGCCACGCACCCTGAGCGCCTCGACCACTGGAACCGTGCTGGCCACCACATCGCTAGGGCTGCTCGCCACGAGCAACGACGCCCGGACCTGGGCCAGGATCACCACCCCGCTCTTACCGCTTGTCGCCGCGTGGGCGAGCCCGCGAGTCATCGTGGCCGCCAGCACCACCGGCAGGCTCATGCTCAGCCGCGATGCCGGCCGCACCTGGACCACCGGCACCACCCCCGTCGGGCAGGTCGACGCGATCAGCGGCACCATGACCGGCGATCGCATCGAGATCGTCTACGCCAGCGAGACACTGATCCGTCGCAGCCGGAGCGTGGACACGGCAGGTGCGCTCATCCCGACGGCGGAATGA
- a CDS encoding DsbA family protein, with product MRTRLHVLPTDPTSPNSPTDPTGDTGSPPAGLTRRGLVTAAVAVGAPLVAGCGSADKPGPSGSTARAERERTPLTHPSGLTYGRWLRPSSHLLDAAGTKAVLVEFLDFECEACGGIFPVMEQLRRELRGDLTYAIRYFPLAGHRNSQPAARAAEAAARQGRLEPMYQQLFRNQQEWAEQQGPVDAVLRKLATAAGVDMKRWERDRASTGVARRVALDAADAAALKLQGTPSFFLNGKPFKPKSPDDIRRAVRKAAG from the coding sequence GTGCGAACCCGACTACACGTCCTGCCCACCGACCCGACCAGCCCCAACTCACCGACAGATCCGACCGGCGACACCGGGTCACCCCCTGCGGGGCTGACGCGGCGCGGCCTGGTGACCGCGGCCGTCGCGGTCGGTGCACCATTGGTCGCGGGATGCGGTTCCGCCGACAAGCCCGGCCCGTCGGGTTCGACCGCGCGTGCCGAGCGGGAGCGGACACCACTGACCCACCCGAGCGGGCTTACCTACGGGCGGTGGCTGCGGCCCAGCAGCCACCTGCTGGACGCGGCCGGGACCAAGGCCGTCCTGGTGGAGTTCCTCGACTTCGAGTGCGAGGCCTGCGGCGGGATCTTCCCCGTGATGGAACAGCTGCGGCGCGAGCTGCGCGGCGACCTGACGTACGCCATCCGCTACTTCCCGCTCGCCGGGCACCGCAACTCCCAGCCCGCCGCGCGGGCCGCCGAGGCCGCCGCGCGGCAAGGACGTCTGGAGCCTATGTACCAGCAGCTGTTCCGAAACCAGCAGGAATGGGCCGAGCAGCAGGGACCGGTCGATGCGGTCCTACGGAAGCTGGCCACGGCCGCCGGGGTGGACATGAAGCGTTGGGAACGAGACCGCGCCTCCACCGGCGTCGCCCGCCGGGTCGCGCTGGACGCCGCGGACGCTGCCGCGCTGAAGCTGCAAGGCACGCCCAGCTTCTTCCTCAACGGCAAACCGTTCAAGCCCAAGAGCCCCGACGACATCCGGCGCGCCGTCCGCAAGGCCGCGGGGTGA
- a CDS encoding cytochrome c biogenesis CcdA family protein: protein MLADPADLVATGALPLAVLLAFTAGVVSCASPCVLPLVPGFLGYVSGLAGQAQRARIVWGALLFVLGFSLVFVSLSVALNTVVQLVNGHRTTLMRTGGVILILLAAVYLGFLRQRGLNVRWRPATGLLGAPVLGVIFGISMSPCVGPVYAAIQVAASPLNGDGTPLARGVLLAIGYSLGMGLPFLLIAAGWARAERASRWLRQHHRPIQIFGATVMLTIGLLMVTGLWQHAMLWIQANLVSTFTPAL from the coding sequence GTGCTCGCTGATCCCGCTGACCTGGTCGCCACCGGCGCGTTGCCCCTGGCCGTCCTTCTCGCGTTCACCGCCGGAGTGGTCTCGTGCGCGTCCCCATGCGTGCTGCCGCTGGTACCGGGGTTCCTCGGCTACGTGTCCGGGCTGGCCGGGCAGGCACAGCGCGCGCGGATCGTCTGGGGAGCACTACTGTTCGTGCTCGGCTTCTCGCTGGTCTTCGTCAGCCTCTCCGTCGCACTCAACACCGTCGTACAGCTCGTCAACGGGCACCGCACCACACTCATGCGTACCGGCGGGGTCATCCTCATCCTGCTGGCGGCCGTCTACCTCGGGTTCCTCCGCCAGCGAGGCCTCAACGTCCGCTGGCGGCCAGCCACCGGCCTGCTCGGCGCACCCGTGCTCGGTGTCATCTTCGGGATCAGCATGAGCCCATGCGTCGGGCCGGTCTACGCAGCGATCCAGGTCGCGGCATCACCACTCAACGGGGACGGCACCCCGCTCGCGCGCGGAGTGCTCCTGGCCATCGGGTACAGCCTCGGCATGGGACTACCGTTCCTGCTCATCGCCGCCGGATGGGCCCGAGCCGAACGCGCATCCCGATGGCTACGACAGCACCACCGCCCGATCCAGATCTTCGGCGCGACCGTGATGCTGACCATCGGACTGCTCATGGTGACCGGGCTCTGGCAGCACGCCATGCTCTGGATCCAGGCGAACCTGGTCTCCACCTTCACCCCAGCCCTGTGA
- a CDS encoding vitamin K epoxide reductase family protein, with protein sequence MSTPPGTGLTRRRSWVLTLAGLVGLTASAVLAVEKYQLLKNPFYVPSCSVNETLNCTQIMQSDQAALFGFPNPYLGLVGFTVVVTIGAAALAGARFAPWFWRGLSAGIAMALLLVLWLAYQSIAVIGALCPYCMLVWAAVASLVVTVWPTMRVRADDT encoded by the coding sequence GTGAGTACCCCGCCCGGGACCGGGCTCACCCGGCGGCGGTCGTGGGTGCTCACCCTGGCCGGCCTGGTCGGGCTCACCGCCTCCGCGGTCCTGGCGGTCGAGAAGTACCAGCTGCTGAAGAACCCGTTCTACGTCCCCAGCTGCAGCGTGAACGAGACCCTCAACTGCACCCAGATCATGCAGTCCGACCAGGCCGCGCTGTTCGGGTTCCCCAACCCCTACCTGGGCCTGGTGGGATTCACCGTCGTCGTCACCATCGGGGCCGCGGCCCTGGCCGGTGCCCGCTTCGCACCCTGGTTCTGGCGGGGGTTGAGCGCCGGGATCGCGATGGCGTTGCTGCTCGTGCTGTGGTTGGCCTACCAGAGCATCGCCGTGATCGGAGCACTGTGCCCCTACTGCATGCTCGTCTGGGCCGCCGTCGCGAGCCTGGTCGTCACCGTCTGGCCGACCATGAGAGTGCGCGCGGACGACACCTGA
- a CDS encoding response regulator transcription factor, protein MDDTGSAAARVLVIEDERALAGMVGNYLDRAGYAVRVLHDGLEAVATAREWAPDVLVLDLGLPGLDGVEVCRQVRTFSDCLVLMVTARDEETDTLIGLSVGADDYLTKPFRIRELVARVGVLLRRPRTALGELSAPVRRLGDLELDPQARTVTVAARPVHLTRIEFDLLATLLGQPRRAFARRALIDNVWGVDWVGDEHLVDTHIKHLRRKLSDDPARPRYVSTVRGIGYRAGDGS, encoded by the coding sequence ATGGATGACACAGGTAGCGCGGCTGCCAGAGTCCTGGTGATCGAGGACGAACGGGCGCTGGCCGGGATGGTCGGCAACTACCTCGATCGTGCCGGGTATGCGGTCCGAGTGCTTCATGACGGCCTGGAGGCGGTCGCGACGGCCCGGGAGTGGGCTCCGGACGTGCTGGTGCTCGATCTCGGATTGCCGGGTCTCGACGGGGTGGAGGTGTGTCGACAGGTTCGTACGTTCTCTGACTGTCTGGTGCTGATGGTGACGGCGCGGGATGAGGAGACAGATACCTTGATCGGGCTGTCTGTCGGCGCGGACGACTATCTGACCAAGCCGTTTCGGATCCGTGAACTGGTGGCGCGGGTCGGGGTGCTGCTGCGTCGTCCTCGTACGGCTTTGGGCGAGCTGTCGGCGCCCGTTCGGCGCCTGGGTGACCTGGAGCTCGACCCCCAAGCGCGGACTGTGACGGTTGCGGCGCGACCGGTGCACCTCACGCGTATCGAGTTCGACCTGTTGGCGACCCTGCTAGGTCAGCCAAGGCGCGCGTTCGCGCGGCGGGCGCTCATCGACAACGTGTGGGGAGTGGACTGGGTGGGGGATGAGCACTTGGTGGACACCCACATCAAGCACCTCCGTCGGAAGCTGAGTGACGATCCCGCTCGGCCGCGCTATGTGTCGACGGTGCGCGGAATCGGCTACCGCGCCGGTGATGGGTCGTGA
- a CDS encoding YnfA family protein — translation MSTSLCHDLVEILGGAWLVWQGVREHRGWIWIGAGVAALGAYGLVATLQPDANFGRILAAYGDVFVAGSLAWGMVADGYRPDRWGIAGALVCLVGVVLIMYAPRAG, via the coding sequence GTGTCGACGTCGCTTTGCCACGATCTTGTCGAAATCCTCGGCGGTGCCTGGCTGGTCTGGCAAGGTGTGCGCGAGCACCGCGGCTGGATCTGGATCGGGGCCGGGGTCGCCGCGCTGGGCGCGTACGGTCTGGTCGCCACCTTGCAGCCCGACGCGAACTTCGGGCGGATCCTCGCCGCGTATGGCGATGTCTTCGTCGCCGGGTCTCTGGCCTGGGGCATGGTTGCCGATGGTTACCGCCCTGACCGGTGGGGCATTGCCGGCGCGCTGGTGTGCCTGGTCGGTGTCGTGCTGATCATGTACGCACCCCGCGCCGGGTGA
- a CDS encoding sensor histidine kinase yields the protein MTSRRRARLVTGLMLAQGAVLAVAVLVAVVVAAAVGPPLFHEHMIRAGADSSSDTLAHVEEAFRSAGLITLAAAFGVALLIAAAVTFVLGRRLTRPLDALARAADQVAAGRHDVQVRPVRAPVELATVTDAFNQMARDLDQTEQVRARLLSDLTHEVRTPLTTLTTYLDALDDGVAEPSPQTLSVLREQVDRLTRLAQDMGAVSRAEEAAVALRAEPVSVQDLVASVVAPLRPRLPGSLVLEVDIPDAAAVRGDRARLQQVLTNLLDNACRHTPSGRVSVVAVVQERSVEIRVADTGDGVPAEALPHLFERFYRADTARDRDHGGSGLGLAICRAVVHAHDGTVTASSAGPGQGATFTVTLPKAS from the coding sequence GTGACGTCCAGGCGCCGGGCCCGGCTGGTAACCGGCCTGATGCTCGCTCAGGGAGCCGTCCTGGCTGTCGCGGTCCTCGTGGCGGTGGTCGTGGCTGCCGCGGTCGGCCCGCCGCTCTTCCACGAGCACATGATCCGTGCGGGGGCGGACTCCAGCTCGGACACTCTCGCTCATGTCGAGGAAGCGTTCCGCTCCGCGGGGTTGATCACTCTGGCCGCCGCGTTCGGGGTCGCGCTGCTCATCGCAGCGGCTGTGACCTTTGTGCTGGGGCGGCGACTCACCCGGCCGCTGGATGCGCTTGCGCGGGCGGCAGATCAGGTCGCCGCTGGTCGGCACGATGTCCAGGTGCGCCCCGTGAGGGCGCCGGTCGAGCTGGCGACCGTCACCGACGCGTTCAACCAGATGGCGCGCGATCTGGACCAGACCGAGCAGGTTCGCGCGAGGCTGTTGTCCGACCTGACCCATGAGGTGCGCACTCCGCTGACCACGCTGACGACTTACCTTGATGCCCTCGATGACGGCGTCGCTGAGCCCTCACCCCAGACTCTGTCGGTGCTACGGGAGCAGGTCGACCGCCTCACCCGGCTCGCCCAGGACATGGGAGCAGTGTCGCGCGCCGAGGAGGCGGCAGTGGCGCTGCGCGCAGAACCGGTCAGCGTGCAGGACCTGGTCGCGTCGGTCGTGGCCCCGCTGCGTCCGCGTCTGCCCGGGAGCCTGGTTCTCGAGGTCGACATCCCAGACGCGGCCGCTGTGCGCGGAGACCGCGCGCGGCTCCAGCAGGTCCTCACCAACCTGCTCGACAACGCGTGCCGACACACTCCTTCGGGTCGCGTGTCGGTGGTCGCCGTCGTCCAGGAGCGGTCCGTCGAGATCCGGGTGGCCGACACCGGCGACGGCGTACCGGCCGAGGCCCTACCCCACCTTTTCGAACGGTTCTACCGCGCCGACACCGCGCGCGACCGCGACCATGGCGGTTCCGGTCTGGGTCTGGCGATCTGCCGCGCTGTGGTGCACGCGCACGACGGCACGGTCACCGCGTCCAGTGCGGGACCGGGGCAGGGCGCCACGTTCACCGTTACTCTGCCCAAGGCGTCCTGA